A single Chryseobacterium sp. DNA region contains:
- the kdsB gene encoding 3-deoxy-manno-octulosonate cytidylyltransferase, producing the protein MKIIAVIPARYEASRFPGKLMQNLGDKTVIATTYQNVVETGLFDEVFVATDSEIILDEIVKNGGKAVMTGQHETGSDRIAEAVQNIDCDIVINVQGDEPFLKLEPLQQLIEVFKKDNQQEISLASLKIKLFEKEEIENPNNVKVITDNNGFALYFSRSVIPFHREVSYDVEYFKHIGVYAFRKQALLQFSKLGMKPLEISEKIECIRYLEYGMKIKMIETNFIGVGIDTPEDLEKARKLI; encoded by the coding sequence ATGAAAATAATCGCCGTCATCCCTGCCCGATATGAAGCAAGCCGCTTCCCGGGAAAATTGATGCAGAATTTAGGAGATAAAACTGTTATTGCCACCACCTATCAAAATGTTGTGGAAACAGGTCTGTTTGATGAGGTATTTGTAGCAACGGACTCTGAAATTATCCTTGATGAAATTGTAAAAAATGGAGGAAAAGCTGTGATGACAGGACAGCATGAAACGGGAAGTGACCGTATTGCAGAAGCAGTACAGAATATTGATTGTGATATTGTAATTAATGTCCAGGGAGATGAGCCTTTCCTTAAGCTGGAGCCTTTACAGCAGTTGATTGAAGTCTTTAAAAAGGATAATCAACAGGAAATCTCACTGGCTTCCTTAAAAATAAAGCTATTTGAAAAAGAAGAAATTGAAAACCCCAATAATGTAAAAGTAATCACGGATAACAACGGTTTTGCTTTGTACTTCAGCCGTTCCGTAATTCCCTTTCACAGGGAAGTTTCTTATGATGTAGAGTATTTTAAGCACATCGGGGTTTATGCTTTCAGAAAACAAGCTTTGCTGCAGTTCTCAAAACTGGGCATGAAACCTCTGGAGATTTCTGAAAAAATAGAATGTATCCGCTACCTTGAATATGGCATGAAAATCAAAATGATTGAAACCAATTTTATTGGAGTAGGCATTGATACACCGGAAGATTTGGAAAAAGCACGAAAATTAATTTGA
- a CDS encoding four helix bundle protein has product MSFKFEKLVIWQKSMDFGEHIFNLSQGFPKDEVFNLTSQMRRAADSIALNISEVSILQSKLEFKKFLGYSIRSLAETVTCLYKAKDRKYISEEEFSKLYNESYSLMNQIIAFRNQII; this is encoded by the coding sequence ATGAGTTTCAAATTTGAAAAATTAGTGATCTGGCAGAAATCGATGGATTTTGGAGAGCATATTTTTAATTTGTCTCAAGGTTTTCCAAAAGATGAAGTTTTTAATCTCACTTCGCAAATGAGAAGAGCAGCAGATTCTATTGCTCTTAATATTTCTGAAGTAAGTATATTACAGTCAAAATTGGAATTTAAAAAGTTTTTAGGGTACTCGATCCGCTCTTTGGCTGAAACAGTAACCTGTTTATATAAAGCAAAAGATAGAAAATATATTTCGGAAGAAGAATTTAGTAAATTGTATAATGAGAGTTATAGTCTTATGAACCAGATTATAGCTTTTAGAAATCAAATAATTTAG
- a CDS encoding metal-dependent hydrolase encodes MKIQFLGQNCFLFTYKDKTIVSDPFYNYKKAESGFDITAQKIDYILLTHAHGDHIADVGEVLEHHPEATIIGVPEVCGYFKAAKNKNDVNLGGSAKIDDLKISMVPAHHTSSFPDGSYGGVPVGYIFRLPEGKNIYLAGDTGVMADMELFPRLYGNIGLSILPIGSHYTMCPRKASFAAAELLKTPKVIGCHFDTFPAIEIDHEGALKHFADRNVELVLPKLGEEFEF; translated from the coding sequence ATGAAAATACAATTCTTAGGACAAAACTGTTTTTTGTTCACGTATAAGGACAAAACTATTGTAAGTGATCCTTTTTACAATTACAAGAAAGCGGAATCAGGATTTGATATTACCGCTCAAAAAATTGATTATATTCTGCTGACTCATGCCCATGGAGATCATATTGCAGATGTGGGGGAAGTACTGGAGCACCATCCGGAAGCTACCATTATTGGGGTTCCTGAAGTATGCGGTTACTTTAAAGCAGCAAAAAACAAAAACGATGTGAACCTGGGAGGATCGGCAAAAATCGACGATCTTAAAATTTCAATGGTTCCGGCTCACCATACCAGTTCTTTCCCGGATGGAAGCTACGGAGGTGTCCCTGTAGGGTATATTTTCAGACTTCCTGAAGGTAAGAATATCTATTTGGCTGGTGATACAGGAGTAATGGCTGATATGGAGCTGTTTCCTAGATTATACGGAAATATCGGTCTTTCTATCCTTCCCATCGGAAGCCACTACACCATGTGTCCGAGAAAAGCATCTTTTGCAGCTGCAGAATTATTGAAAACACCAAAGGTTATCGGGTGCCACTTTGATACTTTCCCTGCTATTGAGATCGATCATGAAGGTGCATTGAAGCATTTTGCAGATAGAAATGTAGAACTTGTTTTACCAAAACTGGGCGAGGAGTTCGAATTTTAA
- a CDS encoding phospho-sugar mutase, with the protein MTTVEKAKLWLSDTFDKETRDAVQVLIDSNSPDLEDSFYRELEFGTGGMRGIMGVGTNRLNKYTLGQATQGLANYMLKQFPGEEIKVAIAYDVRHNSKEFGKLVADVLTANGIKVLLFKDHRPTPELSFTVRDKKCNGGIVLTASHNPPEYNGYKVYWNDGAQIVPPHDEAIINEVYSVKFDEIKFSGNDDLIEWIGEEQDDVYIAACIENSTYQNVGKENLNIVFTSIHGTTYTTVPKALEKAGFKKVDLVTEQMIPSANFPTVESPNPEEPAALEMAMDLARITNADIVIGTDPDGDRLGIAVRNLDGEMQLLNGNQTNTILTYYILNEWRKQGRITGREFIGSTIVTSDIFYDIAQKFGVECKVGLTGFKWIGKMIREAEGTQKFVCGGEESFGFMTGDFVRDKDSCGSILLACEIAAWCKANGKTMYQYMIEIYEDLGMYYEGLINIVRKGREGAEEIQNMMKNFRENPPKELAGSPVEEIKDFKEQTSFTVSTNGKKVMNDIPKSNVLIYYTQDGTKVCVRPSGTEPKIKFYVSVKDAISSEADFKDKLKSLEAKIQAVKTDLKLD; encoded by the coding sequence ATGACAACAGTAGAAAAAGCGAAACTTTGGTTAAGTGATACGTTTGATAAAGAAACAAGAGATGCAGTACAGGTTCTTATTGACAGCAATTCCCCTGATCTTGAAGATTCTTTTTACAGAGAGCTTGAATTCGGAACAGGAGGGATGCGTGGCATCATGGGAGTAGGAACCAACCGCTTGAATAAATATACATTAGGACAGGCTACACAGGGACTTGCCAACTATATGCTGAAGCAGTTCCCAGGTGAGGAGATTAAAGTTGCCATTGCCTATGATGTCCGTCATAATTCAAAAGAATTCGGAAAATTGGTAGCCGATGTTTTGACTGCCAATGGAATTAAAGTGCTGCTTTTTAAAGACCACAGACCCACTCCGGAATTATCTTTTACTGTTCGTGACAAAAAATGCAACGGAGGAATTGTATTGACGGCTTCTCATAATCCGCCTGAATACAACGGGTATAAAGTATACTGGAATGACGGCGCACAAATTGTTCCGCCTCATGATGAAGCCATTATCAATGAAGTATATTCTGTGAAATTTGATGAAATTAAATTCAGCGGAAATGACGACCTGATCGAATGGATCGGAGAGGAGCAGGATGATGTTTATATCGCTGCCTGTATTGAAAACTCTACCTATCAGAACGTTGGAAAAGAAAATTTAAATATTGTTTTCACCTCTATCCACGGAACAACATATACTACAGTTCCTAAAGCTTTGGAAAAAGCAGGATTTAAAAAAGTGGATCTGGTTACAGAACAGATGATTCCAAGTGCAAATTTCCCAACAGTAGAATCTCCGAATCCGGAAGAACCTGCAGCTTTGGAAATGGCGATGGATCTTGCAAGAATTACCAATGCTGATATCGTTATCGGAACAGACCCAGATGGTGATAGGCTAGGAATTGCCGTAAGAAACCTTGATGGTGAAATGCAATTGCTGAATGGTAACCAAACCAACACGATCCTTACATATTATATTTTGAATGAATGGAGAAAGCAGGGAAGAATTACAGGAAGAGAATTCATCGGTTCTACCATCGTAACTTCAGATATTTTCTATGATATTGCTCAGAAATTCGGTGTTGAATGTAAGGTAGGTCTTACAGGATTCAAATGGATCGGAAAAATGATCCGTGAAGCTGAGGGTACTCAGAAATTCGTTTGTGGCGGAGAAGAAAGTTTCGGATTCATGACAGGAGATTTCGTTCGTGATAAAGACTCTTGTGGAAGTATCCTTTTGGCTTGTGAAATTGCCGCTTGGTGTAAGGCGAACGGTAAAACAATGTATCAGTACATGATCGAGATTTATGAAGATCTTGGAATGTATTACGAAGGATTGATCAATATCGTAAGAAAAGGAAGAGAAGGAGCTGAAGAAATTCAGAATATGATGAAAAATTTCCGTGAAAATCCACCGAAAGAATTAGCTGGTTCTCCGGTAGAAGAAATCAAGGATTTCAAAGAACAGACAAGCTTTACTGTTTCAACAAACGGGAAGAAAGTAATGAATGATATTCCCAAATCCAATGTATTGATTTATTATACCCAGGATGGAACAAAAGTTTGTGTAAGACCATCAGGAACAGAACCAAAAATTAAATTCTATGTTTCAGTAAAAGATGCCATCTCTTCTGAAGCTGATTTTAAAGATAAACTGAAATCATTGGAAGCTAAAATTCAGGCCGTTAAAACAGATTTAAAACTGGACTAA
- a CDS encoding DUF2807 domain-containing protein, which yields MKKVLYTLMLVAVVSCGKVSPKGNIEKKDVEVSEFVNLNLDGKFRVFYARGPKNFVEIETYPNVAGNLDVDVKDKTLFIKEKRGTKGVDFYNVTIYSKYNLEKVAVSDSVEMNISSEIKTDNFRLNMKNNATFMGSVNTRRAEVEMHNRSRANFLGLTKEAVIKISDTASLIAPYWKITNLNIDSKNGNYAEVNVKDSLKGHIQNTAKFVYYNDPIRAFKIDKTTKVENKKLD from the coding sequence ATGAAGAAAGTATTGTACACATTGATGCTGGTTGCAGTAGTTTCCTGTGGAAAGGTTTCACCCAAAGGAAATATTGAAAAGAAAGATGTGGAGGTATCTGAGTTCGTGAACCTGAATCTGGATGGAAAATTCAGGGTATTTTATGCCAGAGGCCCGAAGAACTTTGTGGAAATAGAAACCTACCCGAATGTAGCGGGCAACCTTGATGTAGATGTAAAAGATAAGACCCTTTTTATCAAAGAGAAAAGAGGAACAAAAGGGGTTGACTTTTACAATGTAACCATCTATTCAAAGTATAATTTGGAAAAAGTTGCTGTTTCAGATTCAGTAGAAATGAATATTTCGAGTGAGATAAAGACTGATAATTTCAGGCTTAATATGAAAAATAATGCTACTTTCATGGGATCTGTCAATACAAGAAGGGCTGAAGTGGAAATGCATAACAGAAGCAGGGCCAACTTTTTAGGATTGACCAAAGAAGCGGTAATAAAAATTTCGGATACAGCAAGTTTAATTGCCCCATACTGGAAAATTACCAACCTGAATATTGATTCCAAAAATGGAAACTATGCAGAAGTAAATGTAAAAGATTCTTTAAAGGGACATATTCAGAATACGGCAAAATTTGTATATTATAACGATCCGATCAGAGCATTTAAAATTGATAAAACAACGAAGGTTGAGAATAAGAAATTAGATTGA
- a CDS encoding glutathione peroxidase gives MKNIFLLLLSFIAFLQSCTNQKSEISQTKTKELMGKTIYDFKVESLDGKEINFADFKGKKILIVNTASECGFTPQYADLEKVYEQYKDKLVIVGFPANNFGGQEPGTNTEIGAFCQKNYGVTFPLAAKVSVKGDDTAPIFKYLTEKELNGVKNTTILWNFTKFLLDENGKLIDTFVSTTKPTNEAITKYLK, from the coding sequence ATGAAAAATATTTTTTTACTGCTGCTTTCTTTTATCGCATTCCTGCAAAGCTGCACCAACCAAAAGAGTGAAATATCTCAAACTAAAACCAAAGAACTTATGGGAAAAACAATATATGACTTCAAAGTAGAAAGCCTTGACGGTAAGGAAATCAATTTTGCTGATTTTAAAGGAAAAAAAATTCTTATTGTGAATACGGCTTCCGAATGCGGTTTTACTCCACAGTATGCAGATCTGGAAAAAGTATATGAGCAGTATAAAGATAAATTGGTGATCGTAGGTTTCCCGGCAAACAATTTTGGAGGGCAGGAGCCTGGAACCAATACCGAAATTGGAGCCTTCTGCCAGAAAAATTACGGAGTGACCTTCCCATTGGCTGCAAAGGTTTCTGTAAAAGGAGATGATACTGCCCCGATTTTTAAATATTTAACAGAAAAAGAATTAAACGGAGTTAAGAATACAACCATTCTTTGGAATTTTACAAAATTCCTGCTAGATGAAAACGGAAAACTGATCGATACTTTTGTAAGTACTACCAAACCTACCAATGAGGCTATTACAAAATATCTGAAATAA
- a CDS encoding phosphatase PAP2 family protein — translation MRKLKLLLLPAAVWVGAQETDSAKAQKLPEEQPKVQTYTLKDGSARTYPKPKLLDFVTKLPRNFINTNKDFVAKDHAYYLGGAVAATLILIPVDQKLTDNSREIAEKWGMSEDNTYNKIGGVFKIPKDIGSTLYLIGNGSTVVLAGIGFGVYGLIKNDYRAQATASGLMESLILSGVFSQTIKRITGRESPFIAEANGNKGGDWNPFPSFSAFAKYTSNYDAMPSGHLTTFMAGITVIADNYPDARWIKPVGYTLAGALCFQMMQSKVHWVSDYPLALLMGYFIGKTISKSRYTISDSNAKNTQYKLDFIASRQWEYNMVGVKLSF, via the coding sequence ATGAGAAAATTAAAACTTCTATTACTGCCTGCTGCTGTATGGGTAGGAGCGCAGGAGACTGATTCTGCAAAGGCTCAGAAGCTCCCTGAAGAACAGCCAAAAGTGCAGACTTACACTTTAAAAGACGGGTCTGCCAGAACATATCCAAAACCTAAACTGCTGGATTTTGTGACCAAACTGCCAAGAAACTTTATCAATACCAACAAAGATTTTGTAGCGAAAGATCATGCCTATTACCTTGGGGGTGCAGTAGCCGCAACATTGATTCTTATACCGGTTGACCAAAAGTTAACTGATAATTCCAGAGAAATCGCTGAAAAATGGGGAATGAGTGAGGACAATACCTACAACAAGATCGGAGGCGTTTTTAAAATACCTAAAGATATCGGATCTACACTGTATCTGATAGGAAACGGATCCACAGTAGTATTGGCCGGGATTGGTTTTGGAGTCTATGGTTTAATTAAAAATGATTACAGAGCCCAGGCTACGGCAAGCGGATTGATGGAGAGTTTGATACTTTCCGGAGTTTTCTCACAAACGATCAAAAGAATCACAGGAAGGGAGAGTCCGTTTATAGCAGAAGCCAACGGTAACAAAGGGGGTGACTGGAATCCGTTCCCAAGTTTTTCAGCATTTGCCAAATATACATCCAACTATGATGCTATGCCCTCAGGACATTTGACAACTTTTATGGCCGGGATTACGGTTATTGCAGACAATTATCCTGATGCCCGCTGGATAAAACCAGTAGGATATACCTTAGCAGGAGCCTTGTGCTTCCAAATGATGCAAAGCAAAGTGCATTGGGTCTCAGATTATCCTTTAGCCTTATTGATGGGATACTTTATTGGGAAAACCATTTCAAAAAGCAGGTATACCATTTCGGATTCTAATGCAAAGAATACACAATATAAGCTTGATTTTATTGCGTCCCGCCAATGGGAGTACAATATGGTAGGGGTAAAACTTTCTTTTTGA
- a CDS encoding glycosyltransferase family 2 protein has translation MNLSIVIPLLNEEDSLEELFSRIDKVCTTSSLSYEIWFVDDGSTDLSWSIIENMKVQHPQIHAIKFSRNYGKSQALHAAFERTNGNVVITMDADLQDFPEEIPELYNMVIHDNYDIVSGWKKKRFDNVMTKNIPSKLFNAAARKVSGVYLHDFNCGLKAYKRQVVKSVDVYGDMHRYIPVLAANAGFRRITEKEVQHQARPYGTSKFGTERFIRGFLDLVTLWFVSRFGGRPMHFFGAVGTLMFILGFLSALWLGISKLIDVARGIYGHLITNNPWFYIALTMMIMGTLLFVAGFLGEMIIRTNREHKNYTIDEVL, from the coding sequence ATGAATTTATCTATAGTTATTCCGTTACTGAACGAAGAAGACTCTCTGGAAGAGCTTTTTTCAAGAATTGATAAAGTATGCACAACCAGTAGTTTATCTTACGAAATCTGGTTTGTAGACGATGGAAGTACGGATTTGTCGTGGAGCATTATTGAGAATATGAAGGTACAGCATCCTCAGATCCACGCGATTAAATTTTCCAGAAATTATGGAAAATCCCAGGCGCTTCACGCTGCCTTTGAAAGAACAAACGGAAATGTAGTGATTACCATGGATGCCGACTTACAGGATTTCCCTGAAGAAATTCCGGAACTGTACAATATGGTGATTCATGATAATTATGATATCGTTTCCGGATGGAAAAAGAAACGTTTTGACAATGTCATGACTAAAAATATCCCGTCAAAATTATTCAATGCCGCAGCGAGAAAAGTTTCAGGGGTATATCTTCATGATTTCAACTGTGGTTTGAAAGCTTACAAAAGGCAGGTAGTAAAATCCGTAGACGTATACGGAGATATGCATCGTTATATCCCGGTGCTGGCTGCCAATGCAGGATTCAGAAGGATTACAGAAAAAGAGGTACAGCATCAGGCAAGGCCTTACGGAACTTCAAAATTCGGAACGGAAAGATTTATCAGAGGTTTCCTGGATTTGGTAACCCTTTGGTTTGTAAGCCGTTTTGGAGGCAGGCCCATGCATTTCTTCGGAGCAGTAGGAACTTTAATGTTTATTTTAGGTTTCCTTTCTGCCCTTTGGCTGGGAATTTCAAAGCTGATTGATGTTGCCAGAGGAATTTACGGACATTTAATTACCAATAATCCTTGGTTCTATATTGCTTTAACAATGATGATCATGGGAACACTTCTGTTTGTAGCAGGATTCTTAGGAGAAATGATTATCAGAACGAATCGTGAGCATAAGAATTATACTATTGATGAAGTACTGTAA
- a CDS encoding SRPBCC family protein: MSSNIYVEAQMLIRKPVEDVFNAFINPEVTTHFWFTKSTGKLEEGKTVIWEWEMYGVKSEVKVHQIIQNQLIKTEWGEPSAKVDYEFTAMEKGTLVVIKSYGFSQTGEDLLKTVNDNTGGFTTVLDGCKAYLEHGIKLNLIEDKFPRNKSFPSMI, encoded by the coding sequence ATGAGTTCTAATATTTATGTTGAAGCTCAGATGCTTATCAGAAAACCGGTTGAGGATGTGTTTAATGCATTCATCAACCCTGAAGTAACTACGCATTTCTGGTTTACAAAATCGACCGGAAAATTAGAAGAAGGTAAAACAGTGATCTGGGAATGGGAAATGTATGGAGTAAAATCCGAAGTGAAAGTTCATCAGATTATTCAAAACCAGCTCATTAAAACTGAATGGGGAGAGCCTTCGGCAAAGGTAGACTATGAATTCACAGCAATGGAAAAAGGAACTCTTGTCGTGATTAAAAGTTATGGATTCAGCCAGACTGGAGAAGATCTTTTAAAGACGGTCAATGATAATACAGGGGGCTTTACTACCGTTTTAGATGGTTGTAAAGCGTATCTGGAACATGGGATCAAACTCAATCTGATTGAGGATAAATTTCCCCGAAATAAGTCTTTTCCTTCAATGATATGA
- a CDS encoding DUF4199 domain-containing protein: MTKSPSTLGIILFIATMIVFFVVYTFFSGINYFDISLKANAFVLPILYAGAAFWSVKSYWNNHRVVSFKEAFKRAFVPMFIGGILSIFSIYAFLNFADKDAKKLLNYQYVQRQKSELDTEYTSARKILKHQKDIDELDQKYKERLQSFTPEAVKGKDMLTASHFSGYFAAILIFYVVLSVFFGAFFRTRTIHQPEETNQA; encoded by the coding sequence ATGACGAAAAGTCCATCAACACTAGGAATTATACTTTTTATCGCTACCATGATCGTTTTCTTTGTAGTGTATACTTTTTTCTCAGGAATCAATTACTTTGATATTTCATTGAAAGCCAATGCATTTGTACTTCCTATTTTATATGCCGGGGCTGCCTTCTGGTCTGTAAAATCATATTGGAACAACCACAGGGTGGTAAGTTTCAAAGAAGCTTTTAAAAGAGCATTTGTTCCGATGTTTATCGGGGGAATTCTTTCCATCTTCAGTATTTATGCCTTTTTAAACTTTGCAGATAAGGATGCTAAAAAACTGCTGAACTACCAATATGTTCAGAGACAAAAATCAGAATTGGATACGGAATATACTTCTGCAAGGAAGATTTTGAAGCATCAGAAGGATATTGATGAGCTGGATCAGAAGTACAAAGAAAGATTACAAAGCTTCACTCCGGAAGCGGTTAAAGGAAAAGATATGCTTACCGCAAGTCATTTTTCAGGATATTTTGCAGCAATTCTTATATTTTACGTAGTTTTGTCGGTGTTTTTCGGAGCATTTTTCAGAACAAGAACGATACATCAGCCCGAAGAAACAAATCAAGCTTAA
- a CDS encoding aminotransferase class I/II-fold pyridoxal phosphate-dependent enzyme — MKVSKLAANLIGSEIVKIGNEVNDLKAKGAEIANLTIGDLNSNIYPIPALLKEEIQKAYQNNLTNYPPANGLLSLRKEVSKDLKTRWNLDYTPNDILITAGSRPLIYAVYKTIVDEGDKIVYPTPSWNNNHYAYLTSANAVEVKTKPETNFLPTADDLRPHLDGAVLLALCSPLNPTGTMFTREQLSEICELVIAENKKRGEDQKPLYLMYDQIYSNLTFGAEHVDPVSLFPEMKEYTIYIEGISKCLAATGVRVGWGFGPAHIIDKMKALLTHVGAWAPKPEQEATAKFFENPENVNTFVDDFKTKLEDSLKVLHGGIQELKGKGLAVDSIEPMGALYLTIKLDYIGKTKPDGGAIENSSDLVFYLINEAGVALVPFSAFGEEKSEPWFRASVGGLAIDEIKVMLPKLESALNNLK, encoded by the coding sequence GTGAAAGTTTCAAAATTAGCAGCGAACCTGATCGGTTCTGAAATTGTAAAAATTGGTAACGAAGTAAATGATCTAAAAGCAAAAGGTGCAGAAATTGCCAATCTTACTATTGGTGACCTGAATTCTAATATCTATCCTATTCCGGCATTGCTGAAGGAAGAGATTCAGAAAGCCTATCAGAATAACCTGACAAATTATCCACCTGCCAACGGACTTTTATCTTTAAGAAAAGAAGTATCCAAAGACTTGAAAACAAGATGGAACCTGGATTATACCCCGAATGATATCCTGATCACGGCAGGTTCAAGACCGTTAATTTATGCTGTTTACAAAACAATCGTAGATGAAGGGGATAAAATTGTATATCCAACTCCGTCCTGGAACAATAACCACTACGCTTACCTTACTTCAGCCAATGCTGTAGAGGTAAAAACAAAACCTGAAACCAATTTCCTTCCCACTGCTGATGATTTGAGACCGCATTTGGACGGAGCAGTACTGTTGGCACTTTGCTCACCGTTGAACCCTACAGGAACCATGTTTACAAGAGAGCAGCTTTCAGAAATCTGCGAACTGGTAATCGCTGAAAACAAAAAAAGAGGAGAAGATCAGAAACCGTTATACCTTATGTATGACCAGATTTATTCTAACCTTACTTTTGGAGCCGAGCATGTAGATCCTGTATCTCTATTCCCTGAAATGAAGGAATATACCATCTATATTGAAGGAATTTCTAAATGTCTTGCTGCAACAGGAGTACGTGTGGGATGGGGATTCGGTCCGGCTCACATTATTGATAAAATGAAAGCGCTTCTTACTCACGTGGGAGCATGGGCACCAAAACCGGAGCAGGAAGCTACTGCAAAATTCTTTGAAAACCCTGAAAACGTAAATACATTCGTAGATGACTTTAAAACAAAGCTGGAAGACAGCTTAAAAGTTCTTCACGGAGGAATCCAGGAATTAAAAGGGAAAGGACTGGCTGTAGACAGCATTGAACCCATGGGGGCGCTTTATCTTACCATCAAACTGGATTATATCGGAAAAACAAAACCGGATGGAGGGGCTATTGAAAACTCTTCGGATCTGGTATTCTACCTGATCAATGAAGCAGGGGTTGCTTTGGTACCGTTCTCAGCGTTCGGAGAAGAAAAATCTGAACCTTGGTTCCGTGCTTCTGTAGGAGGACTGGCCATCGACGAAATCAAAGTGATGCTTCCAAAGCTGGAAAGCGCATTGAATAACTTAAAATAA
- a CDS encoding histidine kinase encodes MKKLLLVFVLILSQLTFAQTAKEIIDKNIELSGGLTNWKLLNSVLLQGKVVLGIKDEYAIKIYQQRPNLTKTVITVNGKETAIEGFDGNKGYAMNYAANKLQEYPEYVPESFDNDFIDWESKGFDAKYLGKEKVGEIYCHKVELTKNVNKNMYYFDAKTYMLVKEVKKDETMVYSDYKKVGNLTMPFRIESSSPKKDGDYVMLLNRIDINKVFPVNIFKF; translated from the coding sequence ATGAAGAAGTTACTTTTAGTATTTGTCTTGATATTGTCGCAGTTAACTTTTGCGCAGACCGCAAAAGAAATTATAGATAAAAACATTGAACTGTCCGGAGGATTAACCAATTGGAAACTTTTAAATTCAGTGTTGCTTCAGGGAAAAGTAGTTTTGGGAATTAAAGATGAATATGCAATAAAGATTTATCAGCAGCGTCCAAATCTTACCAAAACAGTGATTACTGTGAATGGAAAAGAAACAGCAATTGAAGGATTTGACGGAAATAAAGGCTATGCAATGAATTATGCAGCCAATAAGCTTCAGGAGTACCCTGAATATGTTCCGGAAAGTTTTGATAATGACTTCATTGATTGGGAAAGCAAAGGTTTTGATGCTAAATACCTAGGAAAAGAAAAAGTAGGAGAAATCTACTGCCATAAAGTAGAGCTTACAAAGAATGTCAATAAGAATATGTATTATTTTGATGCAAAAACTTATATGCTTGTAAAAGAGGTTAAAAAAGATGAAACCATGGTCTACTCAGACTACAAGAAGGTGGGAAATCTTACCATGCCTTTCAGAATTGAATCTTCAAGCCCTAAAAAAGATGGAGACTATGTTATGTTGCTGAACAGAATTGACATCAACAAAGTTTTTCCGGTGAATATTTTTAAATTTTAA